A DNA window from Bacteroides cellulosilyticus contains the following coding sequences:
- a CDS encoding two-component regulator propeller domain-containing protein has protein sequence MKIHKIFHLIILYNILIGYTSLQAQDLFADRYNATYITIDEGLSNNFVDDIYKDSRGFLWIAMSGGGLSRYDGYEFINFNPTTPYCKLKSNFIRNVHEDSFQRLWVVSEGGTDIIDLTSMQSVLPDNPEGMLANLIRQPAAYVTQDALGCIWLYCGGQLHRISFDAKGNVENIYSLPVPNPYRNDIIFKDMENDGNIWIGFNGTLYKVGMNAQGELKETPIASCLSFAPDTYFTDFIIKENEIWITTNQGLFRYNKNEDIVKQYEHVPTNPYSLSQNFLTQLAITNDKQLLIASLKGINIYNPIKDNFEHIGDQFSNTGSLLNSNFINCITVEGKHIWIGTESGGINKLTSKRLSVQNYQHDNKNPETISQNPVNAIYEDRNGCLWIGTVEGGLNKKEAGSDSFTHYTHESGALTHNSVSAITADGEGRLWVGTWGGGINLMNPQNPQRRIEAITAENKNNYPIDFIGALAYDSINNGMWIGANQGVFFYDLVRKQLRSPFANRAAESIRGSIGSIIDKDGQLWIGCLDGVYIIDLHSRRASSPDSVFQYRHLKYKLDNPASGLIEKICCFYEAQDGTLWLGSNGYGIYKRILNEHGEESFICYDSSHGLPNNSIRSILEDDKGCIWIATNNGLSRFQPTENCFINYTRQDGLADTQFYWNAAYRPMQSKLYFGTVAGLVAIDCNLPTVLTQPSKVRFTRLKAGNEEIFPGSEYLPQDIAVSKKICIHEREKSFSLEFSALNFEADNTATYSYRLLGFDNQWVHVPSNRRFATYTNLSPGDYTLQVKYTPYAQAEEENITELQITIQPYFYKTRWFMLLVVILVALAAWQFYQWRIRSLKEQKERLHQKVEQRTHELKRQKQLLEEQTEELSRQNQMLKQQNEKITRQKAQLTRMTRKIQELTFDKIAFFTNITHEFRTPITLIIGPIERALKLSYNPQVIEQLHFVERNSKYLLSLVNQLMDFRKVESGKLEIVKTRSNFLNFANELIMPFEVFAKERNITLKRYYRMPSPEISYDEEAMHKVLTNLLSNAIKFTPNGGNVSLFIALLPPAHNRKATLYICVSDTGSGIIDDDISKIFNRFYQSKGQTKYPMYGQAGSGIGLYLCKRIVQMHGGEIHAQNNHTVGCSLRILLPVTPENSTTETIAESTPQLTIADDTVQASENTGKGLSVLVVEDNADMRGYIRSILRDQYNVLEAAHGGEALTILNSHAVDFIISDLMMPVMDGIELSRRVKENFTISHIPFLMLTAKTSQEARLESYRIGVDEYLLKPFDETLLLTRIENILENRKRYQKKFAITMDINALNMEEESDDKKFLNRIMDIIKENYKNSYFEVSDFCEAAGVSKSLLNKKLQSLAGQSAGQFIRNYRLNISRELLLKNKENKSMNIAEIAYEVGFNDPKYFTRCFTKYFNVTPSALLNEKE, from the coding sequence ATGAAGATACACAAGATTTTCCACCTTATTATATTATACAATATTCTGATAGGATATACTTCCCTTCAGGCACAAGACCTTTTTGCCGACCGGTATAATGCTACTTACATTACCATAGATGAAGGATTATCCAATAACTTCGTAGATGACATATACAAAGACAGCCGAGGCTTCCTTTGGATTGCAATGTCAGGCGGCGGGCTCTCCAGATACGATGGATATGAATTCATAAACTTCAACCCCACCACCCCCTATTGCAAGCTCAAGAGTAACTTCATACGCAATGTGCATGAAGACTCCTTTCAACGCCTTTGGGTTGTATCAGAAGGGGGGACAGACATCATTGATCTTACATCCATGCAATCCGTTCTTCCGGACAATCCGGAGGGAATGCTGGCAAACCTCATCAGACAACCGGCCGCTTATGTAACACAAGATGCACTGGGATGCATCTGGTTATATTGTGGAGGTCAGCTACACCGCATTTCTTTTGATGCTAAAGGAAATGTTGAAAATATCTATTCACTCCCGGTTCCCAATCCTTATAGGAATGATATCATTTTTAAAGATATGGAAAATGACGGAAATATCTGGATTGGTTTCAACGGGACACTATACAAGGTAGGTATGAATGCCCAAGGAGAACTGAAAGAAACACCAATAGCCAGTTGCCTGAGCTTTGCTCCGGATACTTACTTTACAGATTTTATAATCAAAGAAAATGAAATATGGATAACAACAAACCAGGGGCTTTTCCGATATAACAAGAATGAAGACATCGTGAAGCAGTACGAACACGTTCCCACTAATCCATATTCACTCTCACAGAATTTCCTCACCCAACTTGCTATAACAAACGACAAGCAATTACTGATAGCCAGCCTAAAGGGCATCAACATATATAATCCTATAAAAGATAACTTTGAGCACATCGGAGACCAGTTTTCCAATACAGGCAGCCTGCTGAACAGCAATTTCATCAATTGCATCACCGTAGAAGGCAAACATATCTGGATAGGAACAGAAAGTGGAGGTATCAACAAATTGACTTCCAAGCGCCTGTCCGTACAGAACTATCAGCATGACAACAAAAACCCGGAAACCATTTCCCAAAATCCGGTGAATGCCATCTACGAAGACCGTAACGGCTGCTTATGGATAGGCACGGTAGAAGGAGGACTGAATAAAAAGGAAGCGGGAAGCGATAGCTTTACGCACTATACCCACGAAAGCGGTGCACTTACACACAACTCGGTAAGTGCCATTACCGCCGACGGAGAAGGAAGATTGTGGGTCGGCACATGGGGGGGCGGCATCAACCTGATGAACCCGCAGAATCCCCAACGCAGGATAGAAGCCATTACGGCAGAGAACAAAAACAACTACCCCATAGACTTTATCGGCGCACTGGCTTACGACTCCATAAACAACGGCATGTGGATTGGAGCCAATCAAGGAGTATTCTTCTACGATTTGGTACGTAAACAGCTCCGCTCTCCGTTTGCCAACCGTGCTGCCGAAAGCATACGCGGCAGTATCGGTTCTATCATAGACAAGGACGGACAGTTATGGATAGGTTGCCTGGACGGTGTCTATATCATCGACCTTCATTCCCGTCGCGCCTCATCGCCGGACAGTGTATTCCAATACCGGCATCTGAAATATAAACTGGATAATCCCGCTTCCGGACTGATAGAAAAAATCTGTTGCTTCTACGAAGCCCAGGACGGCACGCTATGGTTGGGAAGCAACGGCTACGGCATATATAAACGCATCCTGAACGAACACGGAGAGGAATCTTTCATCTGCTACGACTCCTCTCACGGGCTACCCAACAACAGCATCCGCAGCATTCTGGAAGATGACAAGGGATGTATCTGGATAGCAACCAACAACGGGCTGTCACGTTTCCAGCCCACAGAAAACTGTTTTATCAACTATACCCGCCAGGACGGACTTGCCGATACACAATTCTATTGGAATGCCGCCTACCGCCCCATGCAAAGCAAGCTCTACTTCGGTACGGTGGCCGGACTGGTTGCCATAGACTGTAACCTGCCTACCGTTCTGACACAGCCTTCGAAAGTACGCTTCACCCGTCTGAAAGCGGGAAATGAAGAAATATTCCCCGGCAGCGAATATCTGCCGCAGGACATTGCCGTAAGCAAGAAAATCTGCATACACGAACGTGAGAAGTCTTTCTCACTGGAATTTTCCGCACTCAACTTCGAGGCCGACAACACAGCCACTTACAGCTATCGCCTGCTTGGTTTTGACAACCAGTGGGTGCATGTGCCCAGCAACCGGCGCTTTGCAACCTATACCAACCTGTCCCCGGGCGACTACACGCTGCAAGTGAAATATACGCCCTATGCCCAGGCAGAAGAAGAAAATATAACGGAGCTTCAGATTACAATCCAACCCTATTTTTATAAAACAAGATGGTTCATGCTGCTCGTTGTCATTCTCGTAGCCCTCGCTGCATGGCAATTCTACCAATGGCGCATACGGAGTCTGAAAGAGCAGAAAGAACGGCTGCACCAAAAAGTGGAGCAACGTACCCATGAACTGAAAAGACAGAAGCAACTGCTGGAAGAACAGACCGAAGAACTGTCCCGCCAAAACCAGATGTTGAAGCAACAGAACGAAAAGATTACCCGGCAGAAAGCGCAACTTACCAGGATGACGCGCAAGATACAGGAGCTGACTTTTGACAAAATAGCATTCTTCACTAATATCACACACGAATTCCGCACCCCGATAACACTGATTATAGGTCCGATAGAGCGTGCGCTGAAGTTGAGTTACAATCCGCAGGTCATCGAACAGCTGCACTTTGTAGAACGCAATTCCAAATACTTGCTATCGCTTGTCAACCAGCTCATGGACTTCCGTAAAGTGGAGTCGGGCAAGCTGGAAATAGTGAAAACGCGCAGTAACTTCCTGAACTTTGCCAACGAGCTGATTATGCCTTTTGAGGTCTTTGCCAAAGAAAGGAATATCACGTTGAAACGCTATTACCGGATGCCCTCACCGGAAATATCCTATGATGAAGAAGCCATGCACAAGGTCTTGACGAATCTACTGAGCAACGCTATCAAGTTCACGCCCAACGGCGGAAACGTATCCTTGTTCATTGCCCTGCTGCCACCCGCCCATAACCGCAAAGCCACGCTTTACATCTGCGTCAGCGATACCGGCAGCGGCATTATCGATGATGATATAAGCAAGATATTCAACCGCTTCTACCAGTCGAAAGGACAGACCAAATATCCGATGTACGGACAAGCGGGAAGCGGCATCGGACTCTACCTGTGTAAGCGTATCGTACAAATGCACGGTGGTGAAATCCATGCACAGAACAACCATACGGTCGGGTGTTCGCTGCGTATTCTTCTGCCGGTAACTCCGGAAAACAGTACGACGGAAACAATAGCCGAAAGTACTCCACAGCTTACGATTGCCGACGACACGGTACAGGCATCCGAGAACACCGGAAAGGGCCTGTCTGTTCTGGTCGTAGAAGACAACGCAGATATGCGCGGATATATCCGTTCTATCCTGCGGGACCAATATAATGTACTCGAAGCAGCTCATGGCGGGGAAGCCCTGACCATACTGAACTCGCATGCGGTAGATTTCATCATCAGCGACCTGATGATGCCCGTAATGGATGGCATCGAGCTGTCCCGTCGGGTAAAGGAGAACTTCACTATCTCTCATATCCCCTTCCTCATGCTCACTGCCAAGACATCGCAGGAGGCGCGCTTGGAAAGCTACCGCATAGGAGTAGATGAGTATCTGCTGAAACCTTTCGACGAGACTCTGCTGCTTACCCGCATTGAGAATATCCTTGAGAACCGCAAACGCTACCAGAAGAAGTTTGCCATAACCATGGATATAAATGCGCTGAATATGGAAGAAGAATCGGATGACAAGAAATTCCTCAACCGCATCATGGATATCATTAAGGAGAACTACAAAAACTCCTATTTCGAGGTCAGCGATTTCTGCGAAGCGGCAGGCGTGAGCAAGAGCCTGCTGAACAAAAAGCTGCAAAGCCTTGCAGGGCAGTCGGCAGGGCAGTTCATACGCAACTACCGCCTGAACATTTCTCGCGAACTGTTACTGAAAAACAAGGAAAACAAAAGCATGAACATTGCTGAAATAGCTTATGAAGTAGGATTCAACGACCCTAAATACTTCACCCGGTGCTTTACCAAATACTTTAATGTGACACCAAGCGCACTGCTCAATGAGAAAGAATAG
- a CDS encoding arabinan endo-1,5-alpha-L-arabinosidase, with amino-acid sequence MRNIACITVLLLTGLLSGCTHSVFIPVSSPNPWADDYSSLSSMGDYQSWGTYNVHDPSCRKIGDYYYMYSTDAIFRENRKEAKEKGVPLGFIQMRRSKDLVNWEFLGWALPEIPQEAVEWVRSHAGGHGATNIWAPYIIPYNNKYRLYYCVSAFGRKTSYIGLAESESPEGPWTLVGCAVKTDDTTAMNAIDPSITVDPSTGKWWMHYGSFFGGLYCVELNPETGLPMLDGDRGHLVARRANYKKDNLEAPEIIYNPDLKEYYLFVSYDPLMTTYNVRVGRSDKAEGPFIDYFGKELKDTTNNFPILTAPYRFKNHPGWAGTAHCAVFTSDDGQYFMAHQGRLSPQNQMMDLHVRQVFFTKDGWPVVSPERYAGSNPREFSAADLVGEWEIIRVQEPLYERQLEAGQILWGEGELQDGEWNMSHLLYLEKDGKLGEDKGTWDFAREDQSLQLTLDGEVVKNLIVFAGHDWENEAETVLFTGLDSRGRSVWGKRTK; translated from the coding sequence ATGAGAAATATAGCATGTATAACTGTCCTATTGCTGACCGGTTTGCTTTCCGGTTGCACTCATTCGGTTTTTATTCCGGTCTCTTCGCCTAATCCGTGGGCGGATGATTACTCTTCACTATCTTCCATGGGAGATTACCAATCATGGGGAACCTACAATGTACACGATCCGTCGTGCCGCAAGATAGGCGATTATTACTATATGTATTCCACGGATGCTATCTTCCGGGAAAATCGTAAAGAAGCAAAAGAAAAGGGGGTGCCTTTGGGGTTTATTCAGATGCGCCGTTCCAAAGACTTGGTGAATTGGGAATTTCTTGGCTGGGCATTGCCCGAAATTCCGCAGGAAGCGGTAGAGTGGGTGCGCTCTCATGCAGGAGGGCATGGGGCGACAAATATCTGGGCACCTTATATCATTCCCTATAATAATAAGTATAGGCTATACTATTGTGTGTCGGCTTTCGGACGTAAAACATCCTATATCGGACTGGCTGAGTCGGAGTCTCCTGAAGGTCCTTGGACGTTGGTTGGGTGTGCTGTTAAGACAGATGATACGACAGCCATGAATGCTATTGATCCCAGTATTACTGTAGACCCTTCAACCGGTAAATGGTGGATGCACTACGGCTCATTCTTCGGTGGCCTGTATTGTGTGGAACTGAATCCGGAAACCGGTCTTCCTATGCTGGATGGTGACAGGGGACATCTGGTAGCACGTCGCGCCAATTATAAGAAGGATAATCTGGAAGCTCCGGAAATTATCTACAATCCTGATTTGAAAGAATACTATCTGTTTGTATCCTATGATCCGTTGATGACAACCTACAATGTACGTGTGGGGCGTTCAGACAAAGCGGAAGGTCCGTTCATTGATTATTTCGGCAAAGAGTTGAAAGATACGACGAATAATTTTCCTATCCTTACAGCTCCTTACCGTTTCAAGAACCATCCGGGTTGGGCCGGCACAGCGCATTGTGCAGTATTCACGTCAGATGACGGACAATATTTCATGGCTCATCAGGGACGTTTGTCACCACAAAACCAGATGATGGATCTCCATGTGCGACAAGTCTTTTTTACTAAAGATGGATGGCCTGTCGTATCGCCTGAACGTTATGCTGGTAGTAATCCCCGGGAGTTCTCTGCGGCAGATTTAGTGGGCGAGTGGGAAATTATCCGTGTACAGGAACCTCTGTATGAACGCCAACTGGAAGCCGGGCAGATATTGTGGGGTGAAGGTGAGCTGCAAGATGGAGAATGGAATATGTCTCACCTTTTATATCTGGAGAAAGATGGAAAGTTAGGAGAGGATAAAGGAACCTGGGATTTTGCCAGAGAAGACCAATCCTTACAACTGACACTGGACGGAGAAGTGGTAAAGAATCTGATTGTGTTTGCCGGGCACGACTGGGAGAATGAAGCGGAAACTGTCCTCTTTACAGGGCTGGATAGCCGTGGGCGCTCCGTATGGGGAAAAAGAACTAAATAA